A genomic region of Capnocytophaga canimorsus contains the following coding sequences:
- a CDS encoding alpha/beta fold hydrolase, with translation MKSDRHTSFFYTQKGKGKAVILLHGFLENHTIWEKFAEELSATHRVITPDLAGHGKTPCFSETHPMEMMAEGIFEILQAEKIKDCILVGHSMGGYVSLAFAEKYPDQVKGIVLMNSTAAADSIEKQKNREKAIRVATANKADFIKVAIPNLFSARNRQIQTESINQIVEKALLTPLCGIVAASRAMKIRKDRINLLTRLDVPKLYICGAEDTLIPTDEISQQAELVKANYQIVEGGHMSYLESPHQTLSILKTFLNEI, from the coding sequence ATGAAATCGGACAGACATACCTCTTTTTTTTACACCCAAAAAGGTAAAGGAAAGGCAGTAATTTTACTTCACGGATTTTTAGAAAACCATACCATCTGGGAAAAATTTGCCGAAGAATTAAGCGCAACCCACAGGGTAATCACCCCTGACTTGGCAGGACACGGCAAAACCCCTTGCTTTTCTGAAACACATCCTATGGAAATGATGGCAGAAGGTATTTTTGAAATACTCCAAGCCGAAAAAATAAAAGATTGTATTTTGGTAGGGCATTCTATGGGCGGATACGTTTCTCTGGCTTTTGCTGAAAAATATCCTGACCAAGTTAAGGGTATTGTTTTGATGAATTCAACAGCAGCAGCCGATTCAATAGAAAAACAAAAAAACCGAGAAAAAGCCATACGAGTTGCCACGGCAAATAAAGCCGATTTTATCAAAGTTGCTATACCCAATCTATTCAGTGCCAGAAATAGGCAAATACAAACCGAATCCATAAATCAAATCGTAGAAAAAGCGCTTTTAACACCGCTTTGTGGCATTGTAGCTGCCTCTCGTGCTATGAAAATACGAAAAGACCGCATCAATTTGCTAACAAGACTTGATGTGCCTAAACTTTATATCTGTGGTGCTGAAGATACCCTTATTCCTACCGATGAAATAAGCCAACAAGCCGAGCTTGTAAAAGCTAATTATCAAATAGTTGAAGGCGGACATATGTCATATCTGGAAAGCCCTCACCAAACTCTATCTATTTTAAAAACTTTTCTAAATGAAATATAG
- a CDS encoding peptidylprolyl isomerase, translating into MKYRFLTLLLGLSFLLLGSCKDKKQNINTQQKEIISEKNTTTKQEEIPEVLTTQSAISFLFEYEKKNKERKVRITTSYGDIDIELFEQTPYHRANFIFLTKQKYFDGTVFHRVVPDFVVQGGNSDGWDVQRKRRKIGNYLLPPDTKKGFKHHRGIVSMPSSEIDNPHQFASPYEFFIVAQAPGAYHLDGKYTAFGRVTAGMEVVDKINKVKTDERNWPITDVKMIQVKILE; encoded by the coding sequence ATGAAATATAGATTTTTAACTTTACTTCTGGGGTTGTCGTTTTTATTATTGGGAAGTTGCAAGGATAAAAAGCAGAATATCAATACTCAACAAAAAGAAATTATTTCAGAAAAAAACACTACTACCAAGCAAGAAGAAATACCAGAGGTATTAACCACCCAATCGGCAATTTCTTTCCTTTTTGAATATGAAAAGAAAAATAAAGAACGAAAGGTACGCATTACTACCTCCTATGGAGATATTGATATTGAACTATTTGAGCAAACTCCTTATCATCGAGCAAACTTTATTTTTCTAACCAAGCAAAAGTATTTTGACGGAACGGTATTTCATAGAGTAGTGCCCGATTTTGTAGTTCAAGGAGGTAATTCCGACGGATGGGACGTACAGCGTAAACGCCGAAAAATTGGCAATTACTTATTACCCCCCGACACCAAAAAGGGCTTCAAACACCATCGGGGTATTGTTTCAATGCCCAGCAGCGAAATTGATAATCCACACCAATTTGCTTCACCTTACGAATTTTTCATCGTGGCACAAGCCCCTGGAGCGTATCATCTGGACGGAAAATATACCGCCTTCGGGCGCGTAACGGCTGGAATGGAGGTCGTGGACAAAATCAATAAAGTAAAAACCGATGAGCGAAATTGGCCTATTACCGATGTTAAAATGATTCAAGTAAAAATATTGGAATAA
- a CDS encoding OmpP1/FadL family transporter, with protein sequence MKRILLSALGVTLSFSTFAQNEIDALRNSTENLHGTARYRALSGAFGALGGDLSAMSINPAGSAVFSSGALGLSLGNINTKNNATFFGKGISEENSDFDAEQLGGVFVFADPDEYVNKFSFGVNYQKTSDFEDNILRFGGRNNKHSVVDYFGEHAKGFRVGDLKTKAGESISDAYRDLGTNGSFSLQQAFLGYQAYLIEDEKNGNGDNETSYLSNAKIPVDQLFLQETMGRNYKLSFNFGLSLNSKFYLGMNLNSHNIKYRKDTRLIERNFEVGSNVKEVDFRNSLLTTGGGFSFQLGGIYREKDLRVGVAYQSPTWYRLEDETTQFLASSVDDSGTIKTHVIAPDVVNLYEEYKFRAPGQWTLSLAYIIGKRALLSADYQYKDYTAMRYSASYLQTENERIKNLFTGASSFRFGTEFKATPALSFRAGTSYEQSPYKDKKMTGNLMGYSLGMGYDFGGISLDFAYNTAKRSSEYQMYEIGLVDRAQVDTRWNSYMFTVLFKL encoded by the coding sequence ATGAAAAGAATATTACTATCGGCATTAGGTGTTACTTTAAGTTTTAGCACCTTTGCTCAAAATGAAATAGATGCATTGCGTAATTCTACCGAAAACCTACACGGAACGGCTCGTTATAGGGCTTTGAGTGGAGCTTTTGGAGCCTTAGGGGGCGATTTGTCGGCAATGTCAATCAATCCAGCAGGTTCAGCCGTATTTTCAAGTGGTGCTTTGGGGCTTTCTCTTGGCAACATCAATACCAAAAATAATGCAACTTTTTTTGGTAAAGGAATTTCAGAGGAAAATTCAGATTTTGATGCAGAACAATTAGGAGGTGTTTTCGTATTTGCTGACCCTGATGAATATGTAAATAAATTCAGTTTTGGGGTCAATTACCAAAAAACTTCTGATTTTGAGGATAATATTTTAAGATTTGGGGGAAGAAATAATAAACATTCGGTGGTGGATTATTTCGGAGAACACGCCAAGGGATTCAGAGTCGGCGATTTGAAAACAAAAGCTGGGGAAAGCATATCCGATGCTTATCGTGATTTAGGTACTAATGGGTCTTTTAGTTTGCAACAAGCCTTCTTAGGTTATCAAGCGTATCTTATTGAAGATGAAAAAAATGGTAATGGCGATAATGAAACATCATACTTGTCAAATGCTAAAATTCCAGTAGATCAGTTGTTTTTACAAGAAACGATGGGGCGTAATTACAAATTATCGTTCAACTTCGGTCTGTCCTTAAACAGTAAGTTCTATTTGGGAATGAACCTGAATTCGCACAATATCAAATACCGTAAAGACACTCGCCTTATAGAGCGAAATTTTGAAGTGGGGTCTAACGTAAAAGAAGTGGATTTCAGAAATAGTCTGTTAACCACTGGTGGCGGATTTTCATTCCAACTTGGAGGGATTTATAGAGAAAAAGATTTACGTGTGGGAGTGGCTTACCAGTCGCCTACTTGGTATCGATTGGAAGATGAAACCACGCAATTTTTAGCAAGCTCAGTTGATGATAGTGGAACGATAAAAACGCACGTTATTGCCCCTGATGTGGTTAATCTTTACGAAGAATACAAATTTCGAGCTCCTGGACAATGGACACTTAGTTTGGCATACATCATCGGTAAACGTGCCCTTTTAAGTGCTGATTATCAGTATAAAGATTACACCGCTATGCGTTACTCGGCTTCGTATTTACAAACCGAAAATGAGCGTATTAAAAACTTGTTTACAGGGGCTTCCTCTTTCCGATTTGGCACAGAATTCAAAGCTACTCCAGCCCTTAGCTTCCGCGCAGGAACCAGTTACGAACAAAGTCCTTACAAAGACAAGAAGATGACAGGAAACTTAATGGGATATTCCCTTGGTATGGGATATGATTTTGGAGGAATCAGTTTGGATTTTGCTTACAACACAGCCAAACGCAGTTCTGAATATCAAATGTACGAAATCGGTTTGGTAGATAGGGCTCAGGTGGATACCCGTTGGAATAGTTATATGTTTACCGTACTTTTCAAGTTATAG
- the proS gene encoding proline--tRNA ligase produces the protein MSKNLTKRSEDYSKWYNELVVKAELAENSGVRGCMVIKPYGYAIWEKMQAELDRMFKETGHVNAYFPIFVPRSFFEAEEKNAEGFAKECAVVTHYRLKTNPDEKGKLMVDPEAKLEEELVVRPTSEAIIWNTYKNWIQSYRDLPILINQWANVVRWEMRTRLFLRTAEFLWQEGHTAHASKVEAIEEAEKMLEVYAEFVQNFMAVPVIKGLKTESERFAGAEETYCIEALMQDGKALQAGTSHFLGQNFAKAFDVKFASKEGTLDYVWATSWGVSTRLMGALIMTHSDDNGLVLPPKLAPIQVVIIPIYKGEEQLEAVRQRVLPLMDELKKRGISVKFDDRDTQKPGFKFNEYELKGVPIRLAMGQRDLENNTFEVARRDTLTKETIAADEVVTHIEQLLVEIQDNIFKKALDYRDTHITKVNSYAEFKEVLENKGGFVLAHWDGTPETEAAIQEETKATIRCIPLDSKVEDGVCVYSGKPSTQRVLFAKAY, from the coding sequence ATGAGTAAAAACTTAACCAAACGTAGCGAAGATTATTCGAAATGGTATAATGAATTGGTAGTAAAAGCCGAACTTGCTGAAAACTCTGGAGTGCGTGGCTGTATGGTAATTAAACCTTACGGATATGCCATTTGGGAAAAAATGCAAGCAGAGCTAGACAGAATGTTTAAAGAAACAGGACACGTAAATGCCTACTTCCCTATTTTTGTGCCTCGAAGTTTTTTTGAAGCCGAGGAAAAAAATGCCGAAGGTTTTGCCAAAGAATGTGCCGTAGTTACCCATTATAGGCTCAAAACCAACCCCGACGAAAAAGGGAAATTAATGGTTGACCCTGAAGCAAAGTTAGAGGAAGAATTGGTAGTGCGCCCTACCTCTGAGGCCATCATTTGGAATACGTATAAAAACTGGATTCAATCGTATCGTGATTTGCCAATACTTATCAATCAGTGGGCGAATGTGGTACGCTGGGAAATGCGTACACGTTTGTTTTTGCGCACCGCCGAATTTTTATGGCAGGAAGGGCATACGGCTCACGCCAGTAAAGTAGAAGCCATTGAAGAAGCCGAAAAAATGTTGGAGGTTTATGCCGAATTTGTTCAGAATTTTATGGCAGTCCCTGTAATTAAAGGACTTAAAACCGAATCAGAACGTTTTGCAGGCGCAGAAGAAACCTATTGTATAGAAGCACTAATGCAAGATGGGAAAGCACTTCAAGCGGGAACTTCACACTTTTTAGGGCAAAATTTCGCTAAGGCTTTCGATGTAAAATTTGCTTCCAAAGAAGGAACGCTTGACTATGTTTGGGCAACCTCTTGGGGGGTATCTACCCGACTAATGGGAGCGCTTATTATGACCCATAGTGACGATAATGGTTTGGTACTTCCACCCAAATTAGCTCCAATTCAAGTAGTTATTATTCCTATTTATAAAGGAGAAGAGCAACTTGAAGCCGTTCGCCAACGTGTATTACCTTTGATGGATGAACTCAAAAAACGAGGCATTTCTGTGAAATTTGATGACCGAGATACTCAAAAACCAGGCTTCAAATTCAACGAATACGAGCTTAAAGGAGTGCCTATACGTTTGGCTATGGGGCAACGCGATTTGGAAAACAATACTTTTGAAGTGGCTCGTAGAGACACCCTTACCAAAGAAACCATTGCCGCCGATGAGGTCGTGACTCACATCGAACAGCTACTTGTTGAAATACAAGACAATATATTCAAAAAAGCACTTGATTATCGAGATACTCACATCACGAAAGTAAATAGTTACGCTGAATTTAAAGAGGTCTTAGAAAATAAAGGTGGATTTGTATTAGCCCATTGGGACGGAACTCCAGAAACCGAGGCTGCTATTCAAGAAGAAACTAAAGCAACCATTCGTTGTATCCCTTTAGATAGCAAGGTAGAAGATGGAGTATGTGTCTACTCTGGAAAACCTTCAACCCAACGAGTACTTTTCGCAAAAGCCTATTAA
- a CDS encoding nicotinate-nucleotide adenylyltransferase: protein MSVIIQGDRDIEDIPSVKAKALRINLNENIYGTFAEIGAGQETVRHFFRAGAASGTIAKAMSAYDKEFSDAVYGVETDGRYVTENRLKKMLDYEIKLIESRLTREKHPNKLFFSYANTVATIDFSKRYKGHGWVGLRFQTEPQGNYNEIILHIRFHQTEARAQQETLGILGVNLIYGAFYKTNEPKKLLKYLYDHIDKDLIEIDMINFSGPSFKNVDNRLMSLQLVKNQMTEAVMFGPDGNNILPAEQLYKRNILTLRGSFRPVTKVNMDMYKKSLEMFLKEQKVNPNRTEVIFEITLSNLCSEGELDEHDFMDRAELLCSLGQKVLISNFKEYYRVVEYFSNYTRARMGLAMGVNSLVAIFDEKYYRHLSGGILEAFGKLFYRDIKIYLFPMKDPETGQIITSENLKVHPRMKELYKFFKFNGKVEDIKDYDDAHLNIFSKEILKMIEEGKSGWEDLLPEGVAQIITEKGLFGYKKGLS, encoded by the coding sequence ATGAGCGTAATTATCCAAGGCGATCGAGATATTGAAGATATTCCTTCAGTTAAAGCTAAGGCGTTAAGAATCAATCTTAACGAGAACATCTATGGAACATTTGCCGAGATAGGAGCAGGGCAAGAAACGGTGAGGCATTTCTTCCGTGCTGGTGCTGCTTCAGGAACTATAGCTAAGGCAATGAGTGCTTATGACAAAGAGTTTAGCGATGCTGTTTACGGAGTGGAAACCGATGGGCGTTACGTGACTGAAAATCGATTAAAAAAGATGCTTGATTATGAAATTAAGCTCATCGAATCTCGACTGACACGTGAAAAACATCCTAACAAATTGTTTTTTTCATACGCTAATACCGTAGCGACTATTGATTTTTCAAAACGCTACAAAGGACACGGTTGGGTTGGTTTACGCTTTCAAACTGAACCTCAGGGGAATTATAACGAAATCATCTTACATATACGTTTCCACCAAACTGAAGCACGAGCACAACAAGAAACCCTTGGTATTCTTGGAGTTAATCTTATTTATGGAGCTTTTTACAAAACGAACGAACCTAAAAAATTGCTCAAATACTTGTATGACCATATCGATAAAGATTTAATAGAAATCGATATGATTAACTTCTCAGGACCGAGTTTTAAAAATGTAGATAATCGCTTGATGAGTCTGCAACTGGTTAAAAATCAAATGACAGAAGCGGTTATGTTTGGTCCTGATGGGAATAATATTTTGCCTGCTGAGCAACTCTACAAAAGAAATATTTTAACGCTTCGAGGAAGTTTTCGCCCAGTAACTAAGGTGAATATGGATATGTATAAAAAATCCTTGGAGATGTTTTTGAAAGAACAAAAGGTAAACCCGAATCGTACCGAAGTTATTTTTGAAATCACCCTTTCTAATTTGTGTTCGGAAGGAGAGTTGGATGAACACGATTTTATGGATAGAGCAGAGCTTTTATGTTCGTTAGGACAAAAAGTGCTTATTTCCAACTTTAAAGAATACTATCGGGTAGTAGAATATTTTTCCAATTACACACGTGCACGTATGGGGTTGGCAATGGGGGTTAATAGCTTAGTTGCCATTTTCGACGAAAAATATTACCGACATCTTAGCGGTGGAATTTTGGAGGCTTTTGGTAAGTTATTTTACAGAGATATCAAAATTTATCTTTTTCCAATGAAAGACCCTGAAACGGGTCAAATCATCACTAGTGAAAATCTAAAAGTACATCCGCGAATGAAAGAACTTTATAAGTTCTTTAAATTCAATGGTAAAGTAGAAGATATAAAAGATTATGATGATGCGCATCTTAATATATTTTCCAAAGAAATTCTCAAAATGATTGAGGAAGGAAAATCAGGTTGGGAAGATTTATTACCTGAAGGGGTTGCCCAAATCATCACTGAAAAAGGATTGTTCGGTTATAAAAAAGGATTGTCTTAA
- a CDS encoding MBL fold metallo-hydrolase: MKITFLGTGTSQGIPVIGSDHPVSLSNDFKDKRLRTSALISWDNVNVVIDCGPDFRQQMLTNQITHLEGILFTHEHADHTAGIDDIRPFVFKQGDMPIYGLPRVIGELKKRFEYIFQTENRYPGAPSVCVHKVETDSFKVCGKTIIPIAIKHGELPILGYRIGDLAYITDAKTIIQEEMDKLKNLKVLVLNCLRKEPHPTHLNLEEALAIIEKLKPEKTYFTHISQAFGFHEEVSKTLPKNVFLAYDNLVVEI, encoded by the coding sequence TTGAAAATCACTTTTTTAGGCACAGGAACTTCGCAAGGAATTCCCGTTATAGGTAGCGATCATCCAGTAAGTTTAAGTAACGATTTTAAAGACAAAAGATTGAGGACTTCAGCCTTAATCTCTTGGGATAACGTTAATGTAGTTATTGATTGTGGTCCTGACTTTAGGCAACAGATGCTCACCAATCAAATAACTCATTTAGAAGGAATTCTTTTTACTCACGAACACGCTGACCATACGGCGGGCATTGATGATATTCGTCCCTTTGTTTTTAAGCAAGGAGATATGCCTATTTATGGTTTACCTCGAGTAATCGGCGAATTAAAAAAGCGTTTCGAGTATATTTTTCAAACTGAAAATAGGTATCCTGGAGCGCCTTCGGTGTGTGTGCATAAAGTAGAAACTGATAGCTTTAAAGTCTGCGGAAAAACCATTATCCCTATAGCGATAAAACACGGCGAACTTCCTATTTTGGGGTATCGGATAGGCGATTTGGCATATATCACTGATGCTAAAACAATTATACAAGAAGAGATGGATAAACTGAAAAACCTTAAAGTATTAGTATTAAACTGTTTACGTAAAGAACCCCATCCTACACATTTAAATTTGGAAGAAGCCTTAGCCATCATAGAAAAGTTAAAACCTGAAAAAACGTATTTTACACATATTAGTCAAGCTTTTGGATTTCACGAAGAAGTATCAAAAACGCTCCCAAAAAATGTATTTTTGGCGTATGATAATTTGGTAGTAGAAATTTGA
- the rimM gene encoding ribosome maturation factor RimM (Essential for efficient processing of 16S rRNA), with protein sequence MNLKDCFFIGTIVSKFSFKGEVLVKLDSDDPEIYENMESVFIALGGKPVPFFIEKCSLHKSDLLRMKFEDVSSEADAEALMKHKLYLPLSFLPKLSGNQFYFHEVIGFTVKDVHYGEVGTIVGVNDTTSQALFEIERDGKQILIPMNDDFLVEVNRKNKTIVVQTPEGLIDLYLE encoded by the coding sequence ATGAATTTGAAAGATTGCTTCTTTATAGGGACAATTGTATCAAAATTTAGCTTCAAAGGGGAAGTTTTGGTTAAGTTAGACTCGGACGACCCTGAAATTTACGAAAATATGGAATCGGTTTTTATCGCTTTGGGCGGAAAACCGGTTCCTTTTTTTATTGAAAAATGTTCGCTACATAAATCGGACTTGCTCCGTATGAAATTTGAAGATGTTTCATCAGAGGCTGATGCAGAAGCGCTTATGAAACATAAGTTGTACTTACCTCTTTCGTTTTTACCTAAACTTTCTGGAAATCAGTTTTATTTCCACGAAGTTATTGGCTTTACCGTAAAAGATGTTCATTACGGAGAGGTTGGTACTATTGTAGGTGTTAATGACACTACCTCACAAGCCCTTTTTGAGATAGAAAGAGACGGAAAGCAAATTCTCATCCCGATGAATGACGATTTTTTAGTAGAAGTCAATCGTAAGAATAAAACTATTGTTGTACAAACCCCCGAAGGTTTGATAGATTTGTATCTAGAATAG
- a CDS encoding 30S ribosomal protein S16: MPVKIRLQRHGKKGKPFYWVVAADSRAKRDGKFLEKLGTYNPNTNPAQIDLNVDASVKWLQNGAQPSETARRILSYKGVLLKHHLLGGVAKGALTLEQVEAKFNAWLEEKTGKISSKQEELAKVKTEAKAKALAAEKEANEKRKNAAAQAQAAASEEAAAEEATEEKNETEA, translated from the coding sequence ATGCCTGTAAAAATCAGATTACAAAGACACGGTAAAAAAGGAAAACCTTTCTACTGGGTAGTAGCTGCCGATTCTCGTGCAAAAAGAGACGGTAAATTTCTTGAAAAATTAGGAACTTACAATCCTAATACCAATCCTGCTCAAATCGACTTAAATGTTGATGCATCAGTAAAATGGTTGCAAAACGGAGCACAGCCTTCCGAAACAGCACGTCGTATTCTTTCTTACAAAGGGGTGTTGCTTAAACATCACTTGCTTGGTGGAGTTGCCAAAGGTGCTTTAACTTTGGAGCAAGTTGAAGCTAAATTCAATGCTTGGTTGGAAGAAAAAACAGGAAAAATTTCTTCTAAACAAGAGGAATTGGCAAAAGTAAAAACTGAAGCCAAAGCCAAAGCATTAGCTGCTGAGAAAGAAGCTAACGAAAAACGTAAAAATGCTGCTGCTCAAGCCCAAGCTGCTGCAAGTGAAGAGGCTGCTGCTGAAGAAGCAACAGAAGAAAAAAACGAAACTGAGGCTTAA
- a CDS encoding ComF family protein, translated as MKKFYGRCDLYGATSLLYFHKEGVVQKLIHQLKYKGNEQIGAWLGSWLGEKLSDEAVFRQTQVVVPVPLHPEKERLRGYNQVALFGKQLAQKLQAEYVDDVLVKIRANTSQTRKNLFQRVANSQNIFSVKNPEKIMHKRVLLVDDLITTGATVESCYRELTQEEGVKMGVVSMAYANKED; from the coding sequence ATGAAAAAATTCTACGGGAGATGTGATTTGTATGGAGCGACCTCTCTACTTTATTTTCACAAGGAAGGGGTGGTACAAAAACTAATTCATCAACTTAAGTACAAGGGCAATGAGCAAATAGGCGCTTGGCTGGGAAGTTGGTTAGGAGAAAAATTAAGTGATGAGGCTGTTTTTAGGCAAACACAAGTGGTGGTGCCCGTTCCTTTGCATCCTGAAAAAGAACGTTTGCGTGGGTATAATCAGGTCGCTCTTTTTGGTAAGCAGTTGGCACAAAAGTTACAAGCGGAATATGTTGATGATGTGCTTGTTAAAATTCGAGCAAATACCTCACAAACTCGTAAAAATCTCTTTCAGCGTGTTGCAAATAGCCAAAATATTTTTTCGGTGAAGAATCCTGAAAAGATAATGCATAAAAGGGTGCTTTTAGTAGATGATTTGATAACCACCGGAGCTACTGTAGAGAGTTGCTATCGTGAGCTAACCCAAGAGGAAGGCGTTAAAATGGGCGTAGTTTCTATGGCGTATGCCAATAAGGAAGATTAA
- a CDS encoding glycine--tRNA ligase translates to MINQEDFFKKVISHAKEYGYIFQSSEIYDGLSAVYDYGQNGVELKKNIREYWWKAMVQMNENIVGIDAAIFMHPTTWKASGHVDAFNDPLIDNKDSKKRYRADVLVEDYVAKIEAKIEKEVAKAEKRFGEAFDKEQFITTNARVLEYKNQADAILKRLAKSLENEDLADVKALIEELEIACPESGSKNWTDVKQFNLMFGTKLGATADTAMDLYLRPETAQGIFVNFLNVQKTGRMKIPFGIAQTGKAFRNEIVARQFIFRMREFEQMEMQFFIKPGTQKEWYEHWKEARLKWHLSLGMGSENYRFHDHEKLAHYADAACDIEFRFPFGFKELEGIHSRTDFDLGNHEKYSGKKLQYFDPEENKSYVPYVLETSIGLDRMFLAVLSNSLQEETLEGGDTRTVLRLPFVLAPTKVAVLPLLKKDGLPEIAREIIDELKFDFSVSYDEKDAVGRRYRRQDAAGTPFCITVDHQTKEDQTVTLRHRDTMEQIRIPISELRSVISKEVDMRNWLKKQF, encoded by the coding sequence ATGATAAATCAAGAGGATTTTTTTAAAAAAGTGATTTCTCACGCAAAAGAATACGGATATATATTCCAATCAAGTGAAATTTATGATGGGCTAAGTGCCGTTTATGATTATGGGCAAAATGGTGTTGAGCTGAAAAAAAATATCCGTGAGTATTGGTGGAAAGCAATGGTACAAATGAACGAAAACATTGTAGGAATTGATGCTGCCATCTTTATGCACCCCACCACGTGGAAAGCGTCAGGACACGTAGATGCATTCAATGACCCTTTAATCGATAATAAAGATTCTAAAAAAAGATACCGAGCGGATGTTTTGGTAGAAGATTATGTTGCCAAAATTGAAGCCAAAATTGAAAAAGAGGTAGCAAAAGCCGAAAAACGCTTCGGAGAAGCATTTGATAAAGAACAGTTTATCACAACCAATGCTCGTGTACTTGAATATAAAAACCAAGCTGATGCTATTTTGAAGCGTTTGGCAAAATCGCTTGAAAATGAAGATTTAGCAGATGTAAAAGCCTTAATTGAAGAACTGGAAATTGCTTGTCCTGAATCGGGTTCAAAAAATTGGACAGATGTAAAGCAATTCAACTTGATGTTCGGAACAAAACTCGGGGCAACTGCCGACACTGCAATGGATTTGTACCTTCGCCCTGAAACAGCACAAGGGATTTTTGTTAATTTCTTGAACGTACAAAAAACAGGACGTATGAAAATTCCGTTTGGAATTGCTCAAACTGGAAAAGCTTTTCGTAATGAGATAGTTGCACGTCAGTTTATTTTCCGTATGCGTGAGTTTGAACAAATGGAAATGCAGTTTTTCATCAAACCAGGAACTCAAAAAGAATGGTACGAACATTGGAAAGAAGCCCGACTCAAATGGCATTTGTCATTAGGAATGGGGAGCGAAAATTATCGTTTCCACGACCACGAAAAATTAGCACATTATGCCGATGCAGCTTGTGATATTGAATTCCGTTTTCCGTTCGGTTTCAAGGAGTTAGAAGGAATCCACTCACGTACTGATTTCGATTTAGGAAACCACGAAAAATATTCAGGAAAAAAATTACAATACTTTGACCCAGAGGAAAATAAAAGTTACGTTCCGTATGTGTTGGAAACCTCTATCGGACTAGACAGAATGTTCTTGGCGGTGCTTTCAAATTCTTTACAAGAAGAAACCTTGGAAGGTGGTGACACACGTACTGTACTTCGTCTTCCTTTTGTATTAGCTCCCACCAAAGTAGCTGTACTTCCGTTACTTAAAAAAGACGGACTACCAGAAATCGCTCGTGAAATTATAGATGAACTGAAATTTGATTTTAGTGTTTCTTACGATGAGAAAGATGCTGTTGGGCGTCGCTATCGTAGGCAAGATGCGGCTGGAACGCCTTTCTGTATTACCGTTGACCATCAAACCAAAGAAGACCAGACGGTTACGTTACGTCATCGCGATACAATGGAGCAAATTCGCATTCCAATATCAGAGCTGAGAAGTGTTATTTCTAAAGAAGTAGATATGCGGAATTGGTTAAAAAAACAATTTTAA
- a CDS encoding PAS domain-containing protein produces MIYKTNYNEQEDFQADVKNPFADSNAPKQKSGVVKPVPVDREVVWDKTKTLISKTDKFGNIEYANDAFIEVSSYEDFELMSQPHSIIRHPDMPRVIFKILWDNLKAKKNFHAIIKNMAKTGRYYWVITNFEIKKDEADNIIGYVGYRKSVAESVIREHIEPLYKRLLKIEEVNGLDASEKYFLGYLEEKETSYYQFIANLLKQAEEGETASVETEEVPEEGDAKDVKATTKGFFARFFS; encoded by the coding sequence ATGATTTACAAAACAAACTACAACGAACAGGAAGACTTTCAGGCAGATGTAAAGAATCCGTTTGCAGATTCAAATGCTCCTAAACAAAAAAGTGGTGTAGTGAAACCCGTACCTGTTGATCGTGAAGTGGTTTGGGATAAGACCAAAACCCTAATCAGTAAAACTGATAAATTTGGGAATATTGAATACGCAAATGATGCTTTTATTGAAGTTTCTTCTTATGAGGATTTTGAGTTGATGTCTCAGCCGCATAGTATTATCCGCCACCCAGATATGCCAAGGGTAATCTTTAAAATTCTGTGGGACAATCTCAAAGCTAAGAAAAATTTTCACGCCATCATTAAAAATATGGCTAAAACGGGGCGATACTACTGGGTAATTACCAATTTTGAAATCAAAAAAGATGAAGCTGATAACATTATTGGTTACGTAGGGTACCGCAAATCTGTAGCTGAAAGCGTAATTCGTGAGCATATTGAGCCACTATACAAGCGACTTCTTAAAATTGAGGAAGTTAATGGATTGGATGCCAGTGAGAAATACTTTTTAGGATATTTAGAAGAAAAAGAAACCTCTTATTATCAATTCATTGCTAACTTATTAAAACAAGCTGAAGAAGGCGAGACAGCTTCTGTAGAAACAGAAGAAGTTCCTGAAGAAGGCGATGCTAAAGACGTAAAAGCAACAACAAAAGGTTTTTTTGCAAGATTTTTTTCATAG